The genomic region ATGGACGCGGGTCTTTCGCACGATCCTTCCAAACTTCCGGAGTTCATTCAAACCGAAGCGGATCTTGTGATCGGAAGCCGAGTAACTTCGGACGGGGTTCCGCTTTACAGAAAGCTAATCTCTTTTCTCGCCGCAAAGGTGATGAACTATTGTATCTCTCCCGGTCTTTTCGATATTTTCGGTTATCGTCTCAAGGATTGTACATCCGGTTATCGAAAGTATTCCAAAAGGGCTTTTACTTGGATCGCACAATCCAAACTCGAGTCCATCGCTTTCGATTTTCACATGGAAGCGCTTTCGATCGTCGCCAAAAACAAAGGAACCATACGCGAAATCGGAATTCATTACGTGTTTTCCAATTCTTCCTTCAATCGAAGAGTTTTGAAACAGGCGATCGGATTCGCGCTCAAACTTCTCCGTAGAAAACTCGGTTTAGCAGGTTAGAATATGCAGAAATTTGAATCTTTGCTTAAAAAGGTCGATTCTCCCTTAAAGGGTTTGATTCTTCTTTTGGGTCTTTACGGTTTCGTGACGTTGTCCCTTTGGTCCCGTTACGAATGGAATCCTTCTTCGATGGTCAACTTCGGGGAAGAATTCATCAAAAAGAACGAAGCGGAATCTCCGGGCGGGGTGATCGCTTTTAAAGGCAAAGAAGGCGATCTCGGCGCCGGTTACGACGGTCAGATTTTTTATTACTATTCGAGATCGATTTCAAATTTCAGTTTTCAATGGCCCGAAGGTTTCGACGCGACTTACCGCGCCCCTCGGGTCGGTTATCCTTTGCTCATTTCCGTTTGGGGAATTTTCGGCAAATGGGGAAATATCGCGGGGATGTATATTCTCAGCATCGCTCTTTTGTATCTTTCTTATTTGGCGCTTCGCGTTTTGTTGAAGGACAAATCGCATTGGGCGATTTTATATCTGATTTCTCCGTTTACGTTGGCGAGTTATTCCGTTCTTGTCAGCGACACGATTATGGTTTCTCTGATCGTTCTCGCGATTTATTTTTACGAGAAGGAAAGTTATATTCCGTTTTATCTTCTTTCCGGTTTGGCCTTGGTTACGAAGGAACCCGCGTTATTTTATCTTTTCTCTTTAGGGCTCGCCGCGCTTTCGAGAAAGGACGTTAAGAAGATGTTGATCGTAGGTTCCACTTTGCTCGTTCCCGTTCTTTGGCAGATCTATCTCAAATACACTTTGCCGAACTGGACTCCGACGAGACTTGCGGTTTTTATGATTCCTTTCGAAGGAATTTTCAAATATCTTTTGGAGTTGGCCGGAAGTTTTACGAGCGGAGGAGGAATCAAACAAATCGTCCGTTCCTTTTCCAAGTTTCCGCTCGTACTTCAGTTTATTACGATGTTCTTAATTCCTTTTACGGGTTCCTGGAAAAAAGGAACGTTCTACAAGGTCGGTTTTTCCCTGGTGATTCTGATGATCGCGATCGCGAACCACTATCACTTCTGGTCCGAATACATCAACACGATCCGTCTTTTTACGTTTTCGATTCCTTTATATCTTTTCATCAAGGCCGAAGACGAGAACATCGTCGATCGTCCGTTTTTGATTTTGTTTTTGATCAATTTGGCTCTGATCTTGGCGAGACTTACGGTCCTGTATAAGGTTCAGGATTACGTGGTTCGTTAAAACCGAATTATAGAATTTTTTTGACAAACAAATCCATAACGTAAAACTAAGGCCCGAAAAGGAAGGGCCGTATGACGTTCAAATCGAGAATCCTATTCTTAATTATACTTTTCTGTTTTTCCACTTTTTCCGTGGGATCGGAACCGGAAGCCAATAAAGAATCTTCCAAAAAAAAGGATCAATGCGGCGATCTTTATAACCAGAAAAAATTCGAACAGGCTTTGGATCTCTGTAGCCAAGCGATCAAGCTAAACCCGAAGGACGATAACGCGATCGATTTCAGAGGTTGGATCAAGGTAAATCTATATAAATACGCGGATGCGATCGTAGATTTCAACGAAGCCATTCGTTTAAATGCAAATAACAGCCAAGCGATTTTCCACAGAGGATATACGTATTACTATATGGGAGAATACAAGAAGGCTTTAACGGACATCAACGAATCCATTCGTCTCAATCCCGAATTCAATCGTTCTTATTTGATGAGAGGAAAAATCGGTAACGAACTTCAGGCTTATTCTGAGGCAATCGAGGACTTAAATCGTTGTATCGAAGTCGATCCGAATTGGGTGGAGGCTTTGGTGGAACGCGGAGCAGTTTCGATCCGAATGAGTAAATTAGGGGACGCTTATCAAGACTTCGATAAGGTCATTCAACTCGATCCTAAAAATCCCCGTGCGTATTACAACAGAGGAATCATTTTGGTTTCGGTCAATTCTACCGAAAATCCTGATTTTAAAAAGAACGGTTGTAAGGATTTGTATCAGGCCTATACCTTAGGACACGATAAAGCCGCCAAAGCATTGGATCATTTTTGTTCCGAATTCTTAAAGAAGTAACCGTCATTTCGACATAATCCATCGAATTCTTCGCTGAGAATGCCCCTCAAAAAGCAAATGACACGGGGACAAGCACTGATTTTGTAGGTTTCAGATTCGAATTTTTTACTTCAGGATTAAAAACCCATGAGCGCAACCAAGACCGCCGTTGATCAAGCAACCGCGAAAAAAGCACTTTCTGTTTCCGCAGGAGTGATCGAGGAAGTTACTAAAGCACTTGCTGCACGTTGCAGCGTAAACGGAAAAGTTTCCGTAGAAAAAATGGACGAAAACCAACTCGTTCAGTACCAAATCGCTTGGCTTACATCCGAACAAAAAATCGCAGAGAAGTTCATTGAATACGCTTGGGATGCTTCTCGTGGAACGGGTGATCTCGAGCAGGAAATGGCGATCGTATTCGCGGCAGAAACCGTGAACCACGTTCGTTCCGAAATCAGTTCCCGTCCTTCCGAATACGGAATCAAAGCTTCCGATCTCGTTTCCAAAATCTACAACGATGAAATCAATCAATTCTTAGAAAACGCGATGGCGATTCAAAATTACAATGAGATCGCCGACAAGATCGTTGCAAAAGGTCATTTCGGAGCCTACGGCCTGGACGACGATCACGAGATGTTCCGCGAGACTTTCAAAAAGTTTGCGGAAGACGTGGTGATGCCTCATGCGGAACACGTTCACAGACACGACGATATCATTCCCGAAGACATCATCGGCGGACTCAAGGACATGGGATGTTTCGGTCTTTGTATTCCTGAGTCTTACGGTGGAATTCAACCGAACGATAAACCCGATAACCTTTCCATGCTCGTCGTAACCGAAGAACTTTCCAGAGGCGGTTTGGGAATCGCGGGATCTTTGATCACAAGACCCGAGATCATGTCCAAGGCTCTTCTCAAAGGCGGAACTCAGGAACAAAAAGACAAGTGGCTTCCACTTCTT from Leptospira kmetyi serovar Malaysia str. Bejo-Iso9 harbors:
- a CDS encoding tetratricopeptide repeat protein, with product MTFKSRILFLIILFCFSTFSVGSEPEANKESSKKKDQCGDLYNQKKFEQALDLCSQAIKLNPKDDNAIDFRGWIKVNLYKYADAIVDFNEAIRLNANNSQAIFHRGYTYYYMGEYKKALTDINESIRLNPEFNRSYLMRGKIGNELQAYSEAIEDLNRCIEVDPNWVEALVERGAVSIRMSKLGDAYQDFDKVIQLDPKNPRAYYNRGIILVSVNSTENPDFKKNGCKDLYQAYTLGHDKAAKALDHFCSEFLKK
- a CDS encoding glycosyltransferase, whose translation is MKNLVVIPAYNEEETIQEVVERALVHSDVLVVDDASKDKTPDILKKLIKKHPKKLFTIRHEKNTHIPGGIQDGMKFAVEKKYDSVVTMDAGLSHDPSKLPEFIQTEADLVIGSRVTSDGVPLYRKLISFLAAKVMNYCISPGLFDIFGYRLKDCTSGYRKYSKRAFTWIAQSKLESIAFDFHMEALSIVAKNKGTIREIGIHYVFSNSSFNRRVLKQAIGFALKLLRRKLGLAG
- a CDS encoding AZOBR_p60025 family cell surface glycopolymer formation protein, which codes for MQKFESLLKKVDSPLKGLILLLGLYGFVTLSLWSRYEWNPSSMVNFGEEFIKKNEAESPGGVIAFKGKEGDLGAGYDGQIFYYYSRSISNFSFQWPEGFDATYRAPRVGYPLLISVWGIFGKWGNIAGMYILSIALLYLSYLALRVLLKDKSHWAILYLISPFTLASYSVLVSDTIMVSLIVLAIYFYEKESYIPFYLLSGLALVTKEPALFYLFSLGLAALSRKDVKKMLIVGSTLLVPVLWQIYLKYTLPNWTPTRLAVFMIPFEGIFKYLLELAGSFTSGGGIKQIVRSFSKFPLVLQFITMFLIPFTGSWKKGTFYKVGFSLVILMIAIANHYHFWSEYINTIRLFTFSIPLYLFIKAEDENIVDRPFLILFLINLALILARLTVLYKVQDYVVR